Proteins encoded in a region of the Novibacillus thermophilus genome:
- a CDS encoding HipA family kinase, producing the protein MRPDQGSSCSSALNYICRETSWNIQSFFYFPNEDKGRTDLMHPKRIRPVQHIRAMPRGSSRPQKILFSDGRQYIVKFKNNARQGTRALVNEYVAGQLAQLLSLPVPRFKVVDIPKTFIQSNKILSQYAFTPGHQFASEVIHPCEQLPETRPIPKELNIVNRSQCPGIVVFDQWIHNIDRLKRNVLLQPQPRKGGYKLYIIDHGHSFSFETPSHKRRCSWTPYTLKFLPQKIKPNSLYNWIARHARNSDDFFKFVDHIQRIPDERICQIIASIPHDWNVSRGERTALFTYLQRAKKRLPRLIARYLRKS; encoded by the coding sequence ATGAGGCCCGATCAGGGGAGCTCATGCTCTTCAGCACTAAATTACATTTGCAGGGAAACCTCATGGAATATACAAAGTTTTTTCTATTTTCCAAACGAGGATAAAGGGCGGACAGACCTGATGCACCCAAAACGTATTCGACCGGTTCAACACATCCGAGCAATGCCTAGAGGAAGTTCGCGACCTCAGAAAATTCTCTTCAGTGACGGCCGGCAATATATCGTTAAATTTAAAAACAATGCCAGACAGGGAACGAGGGCCCTCGTGAACGAATACGTCGCCGGACAACTGGCTCAGCTTCTTTCGCTTCCCGTTCCCCGTTTTAAAGTTGTCGATATACCCAAAACATTCATCCAGTCTAACAAAATCTTGTCCCAATACGCCTTTACCCCTGGTCATCAGTTTGCCAGTGAAGTCATTCACCCCTGTGAGCAGCTTCCCGAAACACGGCCGATTCCGAAGGAACTGAACATTGTGAACCGCTCACAATGTCCCGGGATCGTCGTGTTCGATCAATGGATCCACAACATTGACAGATTGAAACGAAATGTTCTCCTGCAACCCCAACCCCGTAAAGGCGGCTATAAGCTTTACATCATCGATCACGGCCACAGTTTTTCCTTTGAGACACCGTCACACAAACGCCGTTGTAGCTGGACACCCTACACACTGAAGTTCTTGCCTCAGAAAATCAAACCGAACAGTCTGTATAATTGGATAGCCCGTCACGCTCGAAACTCGGATGACTTTTTCAAGTTTGTGGACCACATTCAACGTATACCGGATGAAAGGATCTGTCAAATCATCGCCTCCATCCCACACGACTGGAATGTATCACGGGGAGAACGAACTGCGCTCTTCACTTACCTCCAAAGAGCCAAAAAACGCCTTCCTCGTTTAATTGCCCGCTATTTACGAAAGAGTTGA